A genomic window from Solanum dulcamara chromosome 11, daSolDulc1.2, whole genome shotgun sequence includes:
- the LOC129873273 gene encoding glutathione S-transferase F11-like, with protein MVVKVYGSAMAACPQRVMVCLIELGVDFELIHIDLDSLQQKKPDFMLLQPFGQVPVIEDGDFRLFESRAIIRYYAAKYEGKERKLTGTTLEEKALVDQWLEVESNNFNDLVYNMVLQLLVFPKMGHNSDLTMVQKCINKLEKVFDIYEQRLSKSKYLAGDFFSLADLSHLPSLRFLMNEGGFAHLVTERKCLHDWYMDISSRPAWNKVLDLMNMKKSEMSPGPANEEVKV; from the exons atggtaGTGAAAGTGTATGGTTCAGCAATGGCTGCTTGTCCACAGAGGGTCATGGTTTGCCTTATAGAATTGGGAGTCGATTTTGAGCTTATACATATCGATCTTGATTCTCTCCAGCAGAAAAAACCTGACTTTATGCTTTTACag CCATTTGGTCAGGTTCCTGTGATTGAAGATGGTGATTTCAGGCTTTTCG AATCTAGAGCAATAATAAGGTACTATGCAGCAAAATATGAAGGCAAGGAAAGGAAACTAACAGGAACCACATTGGAAGAAAAAGCTCTAGTAGATCAATGGCTAGAAGTGGAATCCAACAACTTTAATGACTTGGTATACAACATGGTACTCCAACTCCTCGTATTCCCTAAGATGGGACACAACAGTGACTTGACCATGGTACAAAAATGTATCAACAAGTTAGAAAAAGTGTTCGATATCTACGAACAAAGGTTGTCCAAGAGTAAATACTTAGCAGGAGATTTTTTCTCCTTAGCTGATCTAAGCCATCTCCCTAGCCTTAGGTTTTTGATGAATGAGGGTGGCTTTGCCCATTTGGTGACTGAAAGGAAGTGTTTGCATGATTGGTATATGGACATTTCAAGTAGGCCTGCTTGGAACAAAGTGTTGGACCTCATGAATATGAAGAAATCAGAGATGTCACCCGGCCCAGCTAACGAAGAAGTAAAAGTTTAA
- the LOC129874980 gene encoding trans-cinnamate:CoA ligase, peroxisomal-like — translation MDNLPKCGANYVPLTPLTFLTRASNSYADRTSIIYANIRFTWRQTHKRCCRLASSLRSLNIVKNDVVSVLAPNVPAMLEMHFAVPMAGAVLNAINTRLDARNVALILKHSEAKIFFIDYEYINKAKKAIEILMSDFQMPMPLVVVIDDLDSPTGIRLGELEYEQLVYQGNPEYVLENIDDEWDPITLSYTSGTTSEPKGVVYSHRGAFLSTLSLILGWEMGTEPVYLWSLPMFHCNGWTFTWGIAARGGTNVCIRNTTAQEIYSNIALHKVTHMCAAPIVLNIILEAKPHEQRQIMTPVQILVGGAPPPAPLLEKIERVGFHVVHAYGLTEATGPALVCEFQAKWNKLPWEEQAKLKARQGLGILTLADVDVKNFKNMESVPRDGKTTGEICLRGSSIMKGYLKNEKANSEVFKNGWFFTGDMGVIHPDGYLEIKDRCKDVIISGGENISSVEVESAILKHPYVVEASVVAMPHPRWGESPCAFVILKKDSNLKESDIIAHCRKNLPGFMVPKKVQFVEELQKTGTGKVQKNHLRAVAKTFVVFDQTAKKSSGQVKREKPRAYDQSHDQILALSRL, via the exons ATGGACAATTTACCTAAATGTGGAGCTAATTATGTTCCTCTTACTCCTCTCACCTTCTTAACGAGAGCCTCTAATTCTTATGCCGACCGCACCTCTATTATTTATGCAAATATTCGCTTCACTTGGCGCCAAACCCACAAGCGTTGTTGTCGCCTAGCTTCCTCCCTCAGGTCCTTAAACATTGTCAAGAATGACGTG GTCTCGGTCCTTGCACCAAATGTACCGGCCATGCTAGAAATGCATTTTGCTGTGCCAATGGCAGGGGCTGTGTTGAACGCCATCAATACGAGGCTGGACGCTAGAAATGTCGCCCTCATTCTCAAGCACTCGGAAGCCAAGATCTTTTTTATCGACTATGAATACATCAACAAAGCTAAAAAGGCCATTGAAATACTAATGTCCGACTTTCAAATGCCAATGCCTCTTGTCGTTGTCATTGATGACCTCGATTCCCCTACTGGAATCCGGTTAGGTGAGCTCGAATACGAGCAATTGGTGTACCAAGGCAACCCTGAATATGTCCTTGAAAATATTGATGATGAATGGGATCCAATTACTTTGAGCTATACATCAGGTACCACTTCAGAGCCAAAGGGAGTTGTGTACAGCCACAGAGGTGCTTTTTTGAGCACTTTGAGTTTGATTTTGGGATGGGAGATGGGTACTGAGCCTGTCTACTTATGGTCCCTCCCTATGTTTCACTGCAATGGTTGGACTTTCACATGGGGAATAGCTGCAAGGGGTGGGACCAATGTTTGCATCCGCAATACAACAGCCCAAGAAATCTACTCCAACATAGCGTTACACAAAGTAACGCATATGTGTGCTGCACCTATTGTTCTCAACATAATCCTCGAGGCCAAGCCGCACGAGCAGCGCCAAATAATGACCCCAGTACAAATTCTGGTAGGGGGTGCACCCCCACCAGCACCACTGCTCGAAAAAATCGAGAGGGTGGGGTTCCACGTGGTCCACGCCTACGGGCTCACCGAGGCCACTGGGCCAGCCCTGGTGTGCGAGTTTCAAGCCAAGTGGAACAAATTACCCTGGGAAGAACAGGCCAAGTTAAAGGCAAGACAGGGGCTGGGCATACTAACACTCGCTGATGTTGATGTGAAGAACTTCAAGAATATGGAGAGCGTGCCTCGTGACGGGAAAACAACAGGGGAAATATGCCTCAGGGGAAGCAGCATAATGAAAGGGTACTTAAAAAACGAAAAAGCAAATTCAGAAGTATTCAAGAATGGTTGGTTTTTCACAGGGGACATGGGAGTGATTCACCCAGATGGGTACTTGGAAATCAAAGACAGATGCAAAGATGTGATCATATCAGGTGGAGAGAACATTAGCAGCGTGGAAGTTGAAAGTGCAATACTGAAACATCCATATGTAGTAGAGGCCTCTGTTGTGGCCATGCCACATCCAAGGTGGGGTGAAAGTCCATGTGCCTTTGTTATATTGAAGAAAGATTCCAACTTAAAAGAATCGGATATCATAGCACACTGTAGGAAGAACTTGCCGGGGTTCATGGTACCAAAGAAGGTTCAATTTGTGGAAGAATTGCAGAAAACAGGAACAGGGAAAGTGCAGAAGAATCATTTGAGAGCAGTGGCAAAGACATTTGTGGTGTTTGATCAAACAGCCAAGAAGTCATCAGGCCAAGTCAAAAGGGAAAAGCCTCGAGCATACGATCAAAGTCATGACCAGATTCTTGCTTTGTCTCGTCTTTAg